Proteins encoded together in one Flavobacteriales bacterium window:
- a CDS encoding dienelactone hydrolase family protein: MLRPFLALALTVPSLLAAQPFAIGSRNLTFTDPTRGGRQIPCEVFYPASTAGANTPVAAGRFPVLAFGHGFVMTVGAYANYRDAFVPEGFILVLPTTEGGFLPGHGNFGLDLAFVIGAMQQLDADAGSAFFGRVFPTSALLGHSMGGGASFLGAAGSPLVTTVVNFAPAETNPSAIAAAANLTVPTLVFAGSEDCVTPPASNQLPMYTSSASACKAYVSITGGGHCYFANSNFNCSFGETTCGGPGSLTRAQQQDAAQDLALLWLKRYLRDDLTAGDAFADSLVASPRITAQSVFSDCPPILVRAQLRALLDGPYDEVTDLMEDALRAQGLIPAVEPNSAAGFVHVGAGAGQALDPALLTTTGPDAAVDWVFMELRDAATGSTVLATANCLVQRDGDIVAPDGGTPEFATAPGSYRIAVRHRNHLGACTASGIALTREPVAVDLSDPALSTFGTDARRLRDGRALLWSGNALRDAELRYAGAQNDRDAMLLRVGGVVPTATVTGYWPEDATLDGRVRYAGSGNDRDRLLISIGGAVPTAVRTEQLP; encoded by the coding sequence ATGCTTCGTCCTTTTCTCGCGCTCGCGTTGACGGTGCCGTCGCTTCTGGCCGCCCAGCCCTTCGCCATCGGCTCCCGCAACCTCACGTTCACCGACCCCACGCGAGGCGGGCGGCAGATCCCCTGTGAGGTGTTCTATCCGGCCAGCACGGCGGGGGCCAACACCCCTGTGGCCGCTGGCCGCTTCCCGGTCCTCGCCTTCGGTCACGGTTTCGTGATGACCGTGGGTGCCTATGCCAACTACCGCGATGCGTTCGTCCCCGAAGGCTTCATCCTCGTGCTGCCCACCACCGAGGGCGGCTTTCTGCCCGGCCATGGCAACTTCGGGCTCGACCTGGCCTTCGTCATCGGGGCGATGCAGCAGCTCGACGCCGATGCAGGCTCTGCCTTCTTCGGCCGGGTGTTCCCCACTTCGGCGCTGCTGGGGCACAGCATGGGCGGCGGCGCCTCCTTCCTGGGCGCGGCCGGGTCGCCGCTGGTGACCACCGTGGTCAACTTCGCCCCGGCGGAGACCAACCCGTCCGCCATCGCCGCGGCGGCCAACCTCACCGTGCCCACCCTGGTCTTCGCCGGCAGCGAGGACTGCGTGACGCCGCCCGCGTCCAACCAGCTGCCGATGTACACCTCCAGTGCCTCGGCCTGCAAGGCCTACGTGAGCATCACCGGCGGCGGCCACTGCTACTTCGCCAACAGCAACTTCAACTGCAGCTTCGGCGAGACCACCTGCGGCGGGCCGGGCAGCCTCACACGCGCGCAGCAGCAGGACGCCGCCCAGGACCTGGCGCTCCTCTGGCTCAAGCGCTACCTGAGGGACGACCTCACGGCGGGGGATGCCTTCGCGGACTCACTGGTGGCTTCACCGCGCATCACGGCGCAGAGCGTGTTCAGCGACTGCCCGCCTATCCTGGTGCGGGCCCAGCTGCGCGCGTTGCTCGACGGGCCTTACGATGAGGTGACCGACCTGATGGAGGATGCGCTCCGGGCGCAGGGCCTGATCCCAGCGGTGGAACCGAACTCGGCCGCAGGCTTCGTGCATGTGGGGGCCGGGGCAGGGCAGGCCCTCGACCCGGCGTTGTTGACCACCACCGGACCGGACGCCGCAGTGGACTGGGTCTTCATGGAGCTGCGGGATGCAGCGACGGGCAGCACCGTGCTGGCCACGGCCAACTGCCTGGTGCAGCGGGATGGCGACATCGTGGCGCCGGATGGCGGGACGCCGGAGTTCGCCACCGCGCCGGGCAGTTACCGGATCGCGGTCCGCCACCGCAACCACCTGGGCGCGTGCACAGCCTCGGGCATCGCCCTCACCCGCGAGCCCGTGGCCGTGGACCTGTCCGACCCGGCGCTGTCCACGTTCGGCACGGACGCCCGGCGCCTGCGCGATGGGCGGGCCCTGCTGTGGAGCGGCAATGCCCTCCGGGATGCGGAGCTCCGCTATGCCGGCGCACAGAACGACCGCGACGCGATGCTGCTGCGCGTCGGTGGGGTGGTGCCCACCGCGACCGTCACCGGTTATTGGCCGGAGGACGCCACCTTGGACGGACGGGTGCGATATGCCGGCTCCGGCAACGACCGCGACCGCCTGCTGATCTCCATCGGCGGTGCGGTGCCCACGGCGGTGCGGACGGAACAGCTGCCCTAG
- the miaA gene encoding tRNA (adenosine(37)-N6)-dimethylallyltransferase MiaA — MVRGTLVVVGGPTASGKTALAAALAARQGTEVISADARQFYGAMRIGTARPTEEELLGVRHHFLGHLDLEETWSAGRFARAAEPVLQRLLTEQGLAVLVGGSGLYLDAVIKGFDPLPEADEDLRSRLRERMQREGLRALVDDLARLDPATAERIDVRNPQRVLRALEVCLVTDRPFSEQRHAPQHRTDLDLVRVALQPERAVLYARIDARVDAMMADGLLDEARSLLPHRHLNALNTVGYKELFQHLDGTLTLARAVDLIKQHTRNYAKRQLTWLRRDPGWTRVEATNTLDGVEQVLQLLP, encoded by the coding sequence ATGGTCCGCGGAACGCTCGTCGTGGTGGGTGGTCCCACGGCCTCGGGCAAGACGGCGTTGGCCGCTGCGCTTGCCGCACGCCAGGGCACCGAGGTGATCAGCGCGGACGCCCGGCAGTTCTACGGGGCGATGCGGATCGGAACGGCCCGGCCCACCGAGGAGGAGCTCCTCGGCGTGCGGCATCACTTCCTGGGGCACCTGGACCTGGAGGAGACCTGGAGCGCTGGCCGCTTCGCCCGTGCCGCGGAGCCCGTGCTGCAACGCCTGCTGACCGAACAGGGCCTCGCGGTCCTTGTGGGCGGCAGCGGGCTCTATCTCGATGCCGTGATCAAGGGCTTCGACCCGCTGCCCGAGGCCGACGAGGACCTGCGGAGCCGCCTGCGCGAACGGATGCAGCGCGAAGGCCTGCGGGCCTTGGTGGACGACCTGGCCCGGCTCGATCCCGCGACCGCCGAACGGATCGATGTCCGGAACCCGCAACGTGTCCTGCGCGCCCTGGAGGTCTGCCTGGTGACCGACAGACCGTTCAGCGAACAGCGCCACGCTCCGCAGCACCGTACTGACCTCGACCTCGTGCGTGTGGCGTTGCAGCCCGAGCGCGCCGTGCTCTACGCACGCATCGATGCCCGCGTGGACGCCATGATGGCCGACGGTCTGCTCGACGAGGCTCGGTCCCTGCTCCCCCACCGCCACCTCAATGCGCTGAACACCGTCGGCTACAAGGAGCTGTTCCAGCACCTCGACGGAACGCTCACCCTGGCCCGTGCGGTCGACCTCATCAAGCAGCACACGCGCAACTACGCCAAACGCCAGCTCACCTGGCTGCGGCGCGATCCAGGATGGACACGGGTGGAGGCCACGAACACCCTGGACGGCGTGGAGCAGGTGCTCCAGCTCCTCCCCTGA
- a CDS encoding DinB family protein — protein MMRPVPWNQRELPFGRGLDELPVLMERARGTPHRLRALLQHRSPEALSLRLSGTWSGMEHLGHLIALQDRFEERVTDFERLRPRLCVIDLSDQERTLAGHRQRDLGDVLEELQLKRMAFLRRVERLPQASLLHVASHPCKDRPMRPMDMLLWIAEHDDHHLATLRGLVSGPEEERT, from the coding sequence ATGATGCGACCCGTTCCCTGGAACCAGCGCGAGCTGCCGTTCGGCCGCGGTCTGGACGAACTTCCCGTGTTGATGGAGCGTGCCCGGGGCACCCCGCACCGCCTGCGTGCCCTTCTCCAGCACCGCAGTCCCGAAGCGCTGAGCCTGCGCCTGAGCGGCACATGGAGCGGGATGGAACACCTCGGGCACCTGATCGCCCTGCAGGACCGCTTCGAGGAGCGGGTCACCGATTTCGAACGGTTGCGGCCCCGCCTGTGCGTCATCGACCTGTCCGACCAGGAGCGGACACTGGCCGGTCATCGTCAGCGCGACCTGGGCGATGTGCTGGAGGAGCTCCAGCTCAAGCGCATGGCCTTCCTGCGGCGCGTGGAACGGCTGCCACAGGCTTCCCTATTGCATGTGGCCTCGCATCCCTGCAAGGACCGACCGATGCGGCCCATGGACATGCTGCTGTGGATCGCCGAGCACGACGATCACCACCTCGCCACTTTGCGCGGCCTGGTATCCGGACCGGAAGAGGAGCGAACCTGA
- the nosZ gene encoding Sec-dependent nitrous-oxide reductase: MKRPLLFTTGTMTLAGLAFVLVNSLPGCRPTTTQTVVTGDAASKVYVKPGTHDEFYNFVSGGFSGQLAIYGLPSGRLLREVPVFSQDPETGYGYSEETKGMLTTSAGFIPWDDSHHPELSQTGAVPDGRWCFINGNNTPRIALIDLGTFRTHSIIEIPNSAGNHSSPFSTPNTEYVIAGTRFSVPMGDDAQRDVPISSYKENFKGTVSFIKPDSVGRMSIAFQILTPGVNFDLARTGKGASDGWFFFSCYNTEQAYSLLEVNASQRDKDFIMAVNWKMAEQLARDGKGKRAPGKHHSNWWNDHTHSTESTVYEDVLQLDPKEHPGLVYFMPCPKSPHGCDVNPSGEYIVGSGKLAALIPVFSFKKIQEAIAKNDVEGDFAGIPVLKYESVLHGEVKKPGLGPLHTEFDANGNAYTSFFVSSEIVKWNVEKLEVVDRVPTYYSIGHLCVPGGNSAKPWGKYVIAYNKITKDRYLPTGPELTQSAQLYSIEGDKMELLLDFPTTGEPHYAQACPADLVKPREVKFFRIEDNKHPYVAKGEKETRVERKGNEVHVWMTSIRSHFAPDNIEGVRLGDVVYFHVTNLEQDWDVPHGFAVKGAANAELLIMPGETQTLKWVPTRVGVWPMYCTDFCSALHQEMQGYVRVSPANSTVPLKGETISVDAGV; encoded by the coding sequence ATGAAACGCCCCTTGTTGTTCACCACAGGAACGATGACCCTCGCCGGGCTCGCCTTTGTCCTGGTCAATTCCCTGCCCGGCTGCCGACCCACCACCACGCAGACGGTCGTCACCGGTGATGCGGCCTCCAAGGTGTATGTGAAGCCCGGCACCCACGATGAGTTCTACAACTTCGTCAGTGGCGGATTCAGCGGCCAGTTGGCCATCTATGGGCTGCCGAGCGGACGCTTGCTCCGCGAGGTCCCCGTGTTCAGCCAGGACCCGGAGACGGGGTATGGCTACAGTGAGGAGACCAAGGGCATGCTGACGACCAGCGCCGGCTTCATCCCCTGGGACGACAGCCACCACCCCGAACTGAGCCAGACGGGTGCCGTTCCGGACGGGCGCTGGTGCTTCATCAATGGCAACAACACCCCGCGCATCGCCCTCATCGACCTGGGTACTTTCCGTACGCACAGCATCATCGAGATCCCCAACAGCGCCGGCAACCACAGTTCGCCGTTCAGCACGCCGAACACCGAGTACGTGATCGCCGGTACACGCTTCAGCGTGCCCATGGGCGACGATGCCCAGCGCGACGTGCCCATCAGCTCGTACAAGGAGAACTTCAAGGGCACGGTGTCCTTCATCAAGCCGGACAGCGTGGGGCGGATGAGCATCGCCTTCCAGATCCTCACCCCCGGTGTCAACTTCGATCTGGCCCGCACCGGAAAAGGCGCCAGCGACGGCTGGTTCTTCTTCAGCTGCTACAACACCGAACAAGCGTACAGCCTGCTGGAGGTGAACGCCAGCCAGCGCGACAAGGACTTCATCATGGCCGTGAACTGGAAGATGGCCGAGCAACTGGCCCGGGACGGCAAGGGCAAGCGCGCGCCCGGCAAGCACCACAGCAACTGGTGGAACGACCACACCCACAGCACCGAGAGCACCGTGTATGAGGATGTGCTGCAGCTCGATCCCAAGGAGCATCCCGGTCTGGTGTACTTCATGCCCTGCCCCAAGAGCCCGCACGGCTGCGACGTGAACCCGTCGGGCGAGTACATCGTCGGCAGCGGCAAGCTGGCCGCCCTCATCCCGGTCTTCTCCTTCAAGAAGATCCAGGAGGCCATCGCCAAGAACGATGTGGAAGGCGACTTCGCCGGCATTCCGGTGCTGAAGTACGAGAGCGTGCTGCACGGGGAGGTGAAGAAGCCCGGCCTCGGGCCCCTGCACACCGAGTTCGATGCCAACGGCAATGCCTACACCAGCTTCTTCGTCAGCAGCGAGATCGTGAAGTGGAACGTGGAGAAGCTCGAGGTGGTGGACCGCGTGCCCACCTACTACAGCATCGGTCACCTTTGTGTGCCCGGAGGCAACAGCGCCAAGCCCTGGGGCAAGTACGTGATCGCCTACAACAAGATCACCAAGGACCGGTACCTGCCCACGGGCCCCGAGCTTACGCAGAGCGCCCAGCTCTACAGCATCGAGGGCGACAAGATGGAGCTGCTGCTCGACTTCCCCACCACGGGTGAGCCGCACTACGCTCAGGCCTGTCCCGCTGATCTGGTGAAGCCGCGCGAGGTGAAGTTCTTCAGGATCGAGGACAACAAGCATCCTTACGTGGCCAAGGGTGAGAAGGAGACCCGCGTCGAGCGCAAAGGCAACGAGGTCCACGTGTGGATGACCAGCATCCGTTCGCACTTCGCGCCGGACAACATTGAAGGCGTGAGGCTCGGTGACGTGGTCTATTTCCACGTCACGAACCTGGAGCAGGACTGGGACGTGCCGCACGGCTTCGCCGTCAAGGGCGCCGCCAACGCCGAGCTGCTCATCATGCCCGGAGAGACCCAGACGCTCAAGTGGGTGCCAACGCGCGTGGGCGTGTGGCCGATGTACTGCACGGACTTCTGCTCGGCGCTCCACCAGGAGATGCAGGGCTACGTGCGCGTGTCGCCGGCCAACAGCACTGTGCCCTTGAAGGGCGAGACGATCTCGGTGGACGCCGGGGTCTGA
- a CDS encoding cytochrome c, translating into MVAICMMAACGGGDAASSGPPGAPTLEKETSSSEAASSSGKAKLLTAADITLGDIDNGMAEKGKTTYDVKCQACHSMGENRVVGPGWKGIATRRKPEWIMNMIVNTDAMLAEDPEALRQLEQCLVRMPNQNLSMEEARQILEFMRTL; encoded by the coding sequence ATGGTGGCGATTTGCATGATGGCCGCCTGCGGAGGTGGCGATGCCGCCAGTTCGGGTCCTCCTGGTGCACCCACCTTGGAGAAGGAGACCTCGTCCTCGGAGGCCGCTAGCAGTTCGGGGAAGGCAAAGCTCTTGACCGCAGCGGACATCACCTTGGGCGACATCGACAACGGCATGGCGGAAAAAGGCAAGACGACCTACGATGTCAAATGCCAGGCCTGCCACAGCATGGGCGAGAACCGCGTGGTGGGGCCTGGCTGGAAGGGCATCGCCACCCGGCGCAAGCCCGAGTGGATCATGAACATGATCGTGAACACCGATGCCATGCTGGCCGAGGACCCTGAAGCACTGAGGCAACTGGAACAGTGCCTGGTGCGCATGCCCAACCAGAACCTGAGCATGGAAGAGGCCCGACAGATCCTCGAGTTCATGCGCACCCTTTGA
- a CDS encoding HD domain-containing protein, with product MAHAHPYTVDPARLDGVVEEPLFAAVAAEAAAQGIPAFAIGGYVRDRLIGRPCKDIDFVVEGDGIAFAEAVARRTGAGEVHVFRNFGTAMFMQGDLQVEFVGARRESYSRNSRKPDVEPGTIKDDQERRDFTINALAISLNAGSLGALVDPFGGLLHLDQGLIRTPLDPDITFSDDPLRMLRAVRFANQLGFVIDPDTFAAIGRNAQRLEIISAERIHTELNKILGCRRPSVGFNLMRDSGLLQQFFPEFVALSGAEEKYGIGHKDNFHHTLQVLDNVCAESDDLWLRWGAVMHDIAKPLTKRFVPGQGWTFHGHEDKGARMVPRIFRRLKLPLDDKMKLVQKLVALHLRPIALTKEEVTDSAVRRLLFDSGDDIDALMILCRADITSKNERKKERYLRNYALLMAKLAAVEEKDRVRNFQPPVTGEDIMQAFGIPPCKLIGDIKTVIKDAILDGVIANDRGQAWQLMLAEGRRLGLSPTPSATPGT from the coding sequence ATGGCCCACGCCCATCCCTACACCGTGGACCCAGCCCGCCTGGACGGTGTGGTGGAAGAGCCCTTGTTCGCGGCGGTGGCCGCGGAGGCCGCGGCGCAGGGCATCCCGGCCTTCGCCATCGGGGGCTACGTGCGCGACCGGCTCATCGGCCGGCCCTGCAAGGACATCGACTTCGTGGTGGAGGGTGACGGCATCGCGTTCGCGGAGGCCGTGGCGCGACGCACCGGGGCCGGCGAGGTGCACGTGTTCCGCAACTTCGGCACGGCCATGTTCATGCAGGGCGACCTCCAGGTGGAGTTCGTCGGCGCCCGGCGCGAGAGCTACAGCCGCAACAGCCGCAAGCCCGACGTGGAACCGGGCACCATCAAGGACGACCAGGAGCGGCGCGACTTCACCATCAATGCCCTGGCGATCTCCTTGAACGCCGGCAGCCTGGGTGCGCTCGTGGACCCCTTCGGCGGACTGCTGCACCTGGACCAGGGGCTGATCCGCACCCCGCTGGACCCTGACATCACCTTCAGCGACGACCCCCTGCGCATGCTCCGGGCGGTGCGCTTCGCCAACCAGCTCGGCTTCGTCATCGACCCGGACACCTTCGCGGCCATCGGGCGCAACGCCCAGCGGCTGGAGATCATCAGCGCGGAGCGCATCCACACCGAGCTCAACAAGATCCTCGGCTGCCGCAGGCCCAGCGTCGGCTTCAACCTGATGCGCGACAGCGGGCTGCTCCAGCAGTTCTTCCCGGAGTTCGTGGCCCTGAGCGGCGCCGAGGAGAAGTACGGCATCGGGCACAAGGACAATTTCCACCACACCCTGCAGGTGCTGGACAACGTGTGCGCCGAGAGCGATGACCTGTGGCTGCGCTGGGGCGCGGTGATGCACGACATCGCCAAACCCCTCACCAAGCGCTTCGTGCCCGGCCAGGGCTGGACCTTCCACGGCCACGAGGACAAGGGTGCGCGCATGGTGCCACGCATCTTCCGCCGCCTGAAGCTGCCGCTGGACGACAAGATGAAGCTCGTGCAGAAGCTCGTCGCCCTGCACCTGCGCCCGATCGCCCTCACCAAGGAGGAGGTGACCGACAGTGCCGTGCGCCGTCTGCTGTTCGACTCCGGCGACGACATCGACGCGTTGATGATCCTGTGCCGTGCCGACATCACCAGCAAGAACGAGCGCAAGAAGGAACGCTACCTGCGCAACTACGCGCTCCTGATGGCCAAGCTGGCCGCTGTGGAGGAGAAGGACCGCGTGCGCAACTTCCAACCGCCGGTCACCGGCGAGGACATCATGCAGGCGTTCGGCATCCCGCCGTGCAAGCTGATCGGCGACATCAAGACGGTGATCAAGGACGCGATCCTCGATGGGGTGATCGCCAACGACCGGGGCCAGGCCTGGCAGCTGATGTTGGCCGAAGGTCGTCGCCTCGGGCTCAGCCCGACCCCTTCCGCGACGCCTGGGACCTAG
- a CDS encoding Fe(3+) ABC transporter substrate-binding protein — translation MTTHRTALLNSWAFLLLLVFVACTGGGSTGKEAERAVNVYSHRHYDTDKALFDAFTEATGITVNLVLADDNEVLARLEREGERSPCDLLITSDAGRLGQARMRGLLRPVRSALLDSVVPAPLRDPEGHWYGLTMRARVLAYNKTKVRPEELSTYQALTAPQWKGRLLARSAENLYNQSLMAAFVAHYGSDSAKAWARGVAANFARDPKGSDTDQLLAVAEGIGDVALANSYYIGKLMSGTEPERAKAREVLAVALPSMGGSGTHVNVSGAAVVKHARHEAEAIALLEYLLGAEAQRAFAEGNKEYPVRRGVAVDPVLASFGALNPDTLDLAQLGLNNATAVKGLQAAGWR, via the coding sequence ATGACGACGCACCGCACCGCCCTGCTGAACAGCTGGGCGTTCCTCCTCCTCCTCGTGTTCGTCGCTTGCACCGGGGGCGGATCCACCGGGAAGGAGGCCGAGCGTGCAGTGAACGTGTACAGCCACCGGCACTACGACACGGACAAGGCGCTGTTCGACGCGTTCACCGAGGCCACCGGCATCACGGTGAACCTGGTGCTGGCGGACGACAATGAGGTGCTGGCGCGGCTGGAGCGCGAAGGCGAGCGGAGCCCCTGCGACCTGTTGATCACGAGCGATGCGGGACGGTTGGGACAGGCCCGCATGCGCGGCCTGCTGCGTCCGGTGCGGAGCGCGCTGCTGGACAGCGTGGTCCCTGCCCCGCTCCGGGACCCCGAAGGGCATTGGTACGGACTGACGATGCGGGCCCGTGTGCTGGCCTACAACAAGACGAAGGTGCGCCCTGAGGAGCTCTCCACATATCAGGCCCTGACGGCTCCACAGTGGAAGGGCCGACTGTTGGCGCGCTCGGCCGAGAACCTGTACAACCAGAGTCTGATGGCGGCCTTCGTGGCGCACTACGGAAGCGACAGCGCAAAGGCCTGGGCCCGTGGGGTGGCGGCCAACTTCGCCCGCGATCCGAAGGGCAGCGACACGGACCAGCTGCTGGCCGTGGCCGAGGGCATCGGTGACGTGGCCCTCGCCAACAGCTACTACATCGGAAAGTTGATGAGCGGCACCGAGCCGGAACGCGCCAAGGCCCGCGAAGTACTGGCCGTGGCCCTGCCGAGCATGGGCGGTTCGGGCACCCATGTGAACGTGAGCGGCGCTGCGGTAGTGAAGCACGCACGGCATGAGGCAGAGGCCATCGCCCTGTTGGAATACCTGCTGGGGGCCGAGGCGCAGCGCGCATTCGCCGAGGGCAACAAAGAGTATCCCGTCCGCCGCGGCGTGGCGGTCGACCCCGTGCTGGCGTCCTTCGGTGCGTTGAACCCTGATACGCTGGACCTGGCGCAGCTCGGCCTGAACAACGCCACCGCCGTGAAGGGGCTGCAGGCGGCCGGTTGGCGCTGA
- a CDS encoding iron ABC transporter permease, which yields MATRHRSSTLGPGTAVVLALPVLAPLLVVLTAPWHAGAKEWDHVWRTVLPAHTTETLLLLVGTVGLATALGTGCAWLVAAFDFPGRRLFRWALVLPLAMPTYISAITYAALLGPTGSISLRVHASTGWRPDIVDLPGLCAVLGLVLYPYVYLPARAVFSGGLRDALDAARLLGAHGMRRFRAVAVPLARPAIVGGALLVAMETLNDYGAVKYYGIRTLTTAIFQSWGGLYDLGSALRIGGLLLGLVALLLMLERRSRRHRRQATDGPALRPTPLRGTRGWAAATACGVVLGLGFVLPAAKLLVDAWSVLPHWQATTDLLALARTVGVAGGAAAATLLLALLLLFAWRHGRGPWVRALVQASGLGYAIPGAVIAVGVMTAAGALDRALGLPFTLIGSIGVLAYAFSVRFLAVALQPVQGGLARQSIAQDEAARLLGASPLRTFLRINLPPLRPVLLAALVLVAIDVIKELPLTLILRPFDFDTLSTRVFEQARIEALEAAAPPALLIVLCGLVPVLVVDRLAERRA from the coding sequence ATGGCCACGCGGCATCGTTCCAGCACCCTCGGCCCCGGCACCGCCGTGGTGCTGGCCCTGCCAGTGCTGGCTCCGCTCCTGGTCGTGCTCACCGCGCCCTGGCATGCCGGAGCGAAGGAATGGGACCACGTGTGGCGGACGGTCCTGCCTGCGCACACGACCGAGACCCTGCTGCTGCTGGTCGGTACGGTCGGCCTCGCCACGGCGCTCGGGACCGGATGCGCCTGGCTGGTGGCGGCCTTCGACTTCCCGGGGCGACGGCTGTTCCGCTGGGCCCTGGTGTTACCGCTGGCGATGCCCACGTACATCAGCGCGATCACTTACGCGGCCCTGTTGGGCCCCACCGGAAGCATCAGCCTCCGCGTGCATGCCTCCACCGGATGGCGCCCGGACATCGTCGACCTCCCCGGGCTGTGCGCGGTGCTCGGCCTGGTGCTGTACCCGTACGTCTACCTGCCGGCACGGGCGGTGTTCTCCGGCGGGCTGCGCGATGCCCTGGACGCCGCGCGGTTGCTGGGCGCGCACGGCATGCGCCGGTTCCGCGCGGTGGCGGTGCCCCTGGCACGACCGGCCATCGTCGGTGGCGCGCTGCTCGTGGCCATGGAGACACTGAACGACTATGGTGCGGTGAAGTATTATGGCATCCGGACGCTCACCACCGCCATCTTCCAGAGCTGGGGCGGGCTGTACGACCTGGGCAGCGCACTGCGGATCGGCGGCCTGCTGCTCGGGCTGGTGGCCCTGCTCCTGATGCTGGAGCGCCGCAGCCGCCGCCACCGGAGGCAGGCCACGGACGGGCCCGCGCTCCGACCCACGCCGCTGCGTGGCACCCGCGGATGGGCGGCCGCGACGGCCTGCGGCGTGGTGCTCGGGCTGGGCTTCGTGCTGCCGGCGGCCAAGTTGCTGGTCGATGCCTGGTCCGTGCTTCCCCACTGGCAGGCCACCACGGACCTGCTGGCCCTGGCGCGCACCGTGGGCGTCGCCGGCGGCGCGGCGGCGGCCACCCTGCTGCTCGCCCTCTTGCTGCTCTTCGCCTGGCGCCACGGTCGCGGCCCCTGGGTGCGCGCGCTGGTGCAGGCCTCCGGTCTGGGTTACGCCATCCCCGGCGCGGTGATCGCGGTGGGCGTGATGACCGCCGCCGGTGCGCTCGACCGTGCGTTGGGCCTGCCCTTCACCTTGATCGGCAGCATCGGGGTGCTGGCCTACGCGTTCAGCGTGCGCTTCCTGGCCGTGGCCCTTCAGCCCGTGCAGGGCGGCCTGGCCCGTCAGTCCATCGCACAGGACGAGGCCGCGCGGCTGCTGGGCGCCTCGCCCCTGCGGACCTTCCTGCGGATCAACCTGCCCCCTCTTCGCCCCGTGCTGTTGGCGGCGCTGGTGCTGGTGGCCATCGACGTCATCAAGGAGCTGCCGCTGACGCTGATCCTGCGCCCGTTCGACTTCGACACGCTGAGCACCCGGGTGTTCGAGCAGGCCCGCATCGAGGCGCTGGAGGCCGCCGCGCCCCCGGCGCTGCTCATCGTGCTGTGCGGCCTGGTGCCCGTGCTGGTGGTGGACCGGCTGGCGGAACGACGGGCGTGA